The proteins below come from a single Deltaproteobacteria bacterium genomic window:
- a CDS encoding acyl-CoA dehydrogenase gives MGDETQATGEVAGATWLVAAVGSVPQFTGADFTDDDRLYAKTAEDFVRNEVLPRLEEIEAKEAGVMPALLKRAGELGLLMVDIPEKYGGLGLRKTTSMLVSEHGALCASFSVSWGAHTGIGTLPLVYYGTEAQKQKYLPRLATGEWLAAYALTEPGSGSDALAARTVATPEDGGYRLSGTKQFITNAGFADLFTVFAKVGGEHFTAFLVERATPGLSTGPEEKKLGIRGSSTRQVILEDARAGTDKVLGQVGQGHKIAFNILNIGRFKLGAGSVGAAKDCLAVALQYAKERQQFRRPIASFGMIQRKLADMATRIYVADSMSYRTAGLMDAAAERLDPSGADYAERLVRESVEEYTIEASILKVFGTETLDFVADESLQILGGYGFTAEYPVERHYRDARINRIFEGTNEINRLIIPATLVKRIGQGRLPYADFFQQVDREIADRASWPPAVKGPLERELRAAEVAKRVIAYTARVLIERDLASLKDKQQHLEILANMIIDCYAMDSVVNRTRLLAGHGSPEDDGLRLAMTNVFVSSANERVIDGARRLLVNELEGEELRRHLALEAIVPHMPIRTIAVKTRIAEALVARGLGPVFLR, from the coding sequence ATGGGTGACGAGACGCAGGCGACGGGCGAGGTGGCGGGGGCGACCTGGCTGGTGGCGGCGGTCGGCTCGGTGCCACAGTTCACGGGCGCCGACTTCACCGACGACGACCGGCTCTACGCCAAGACCGCCGAGGACTTCGTGCGCAACGAGGTCCTGCCCCGCCTGGAGGAGATCGAGGCGAAGGAGGCGGGCGTCATGCCGGCACTGCTCAAGCGTGCGGGCGAGCTCGGCCTGCTCATGGTGGACATCCCGGAGAAGTACGGCGGGCTCGGGCTGCGCAAGACGACCTCGATGCTGGTCTCGGAGCACGGAGCGCTGTGCGCCTCGTTCAGCGTCTCGTGGGGCGCCCACACGGGCATCGGAACCCTGCCGCTGGTCTACTACGGGACCGAGGCGCAAAAGCAGAAGTACCTGCCGCGGCTCGCGACCGGCGAGTGGCTCGCCGCCTACGCCCTCACTGAGCCGGGCTCGGGCAGCGACGCGCTCGCGGCCCGCACGGTGGCCACCCCCGAGGACGGCGGCTACCGGCTGAGCGGCACCAAGCAGTTCATCACCAACGCCGGCTTCGCCGACCTCTTCACCGTCTTCGCCAAGGTGGGCGGCGAGCACTTCACCGCCTTCCTGGTCGAGCGCGCCACGCCCGGGCTTTCGACCGGCCCCGAGGAGAAGAAGCTCGGCATCCGCGGCTCGTCGACGCGCCAGGTGATCCTGGAGGACGCGCGCGCCGGCACCGACAAGGTGCTCGGCCAGGTGGGGCAGGGGCACAAGATCGCGTTCAACATCCTCAACATCGGCCGCTTCAAGCTGGGCGCGGGCTCGGTCGGGGCGGCCAAGGACTGCCTGGCGGTCGCCCTCCAGTACGCGAAGGAGCGCCAGCAGTTCCGCCGGCCCATCGCGAGCTTCGGCATGATCCAGCGCAAGCTCGCCGACATGGCGACGCGCATCTACGTCGCCGACAGCATGAGCTACCGGACGGCCGGCCTGATGGACGCGGCGGCCGAGCGCCTGGACCCGTCGGGGGCCGACTACGCCGAGCGCCTGGTGCGTGAATCGGTCGAGGAGTACACGATCGAGGCCTCGATCCTGAAGGTGTTCGGCACCGAGACGCTCGACTTCGTGGCCGACGAGTCGCTCCAGATCCTGGGCGGCTACGGCTTCACGGCCGAGTATCCGGTCGAGCGGCATTACCGCGACGCGCGCATCAACCGCATCTTCGAGGGCACGAACGAGATCAACCGCCTCATCATCCCGGCGACGCTGGTGAAGCGCATCGGCCAGGGCCGGCTGCCGTACGCGGACTTCTTTCAGCAGGTGGATCGCGAGATCGCGGACCGCGCGAGCTGGCCGCCCGCCGTGAAGGGCCCGCTCGAGCGCGAGCTGCGCGCGGCGGAGGTGGCGAAGCGGGTGATCGCCTACACTGCGCGCGTGCTCATCGAGCGGGACCTCGCCTCGCTCAAGGACAAGCAGCAGCACCTCGAGATCCTCGCCAACATGATCATCGACTGCTACGCCATGGACAGCGTGGTGAACCGCACCCGGCTGCTCGCCGGCCACGGCAGCCCCGAGGACGACGGGCTCCGCCTGGCCATGACCAACGTCTTCGTCTCCTCCGCCAACGAGCGCGTCATCGATGGCGCCCGCCGCCTCCTGGTGAACGAGCTCGAGGGCGAGGAGCTGCGCAGGCACCTCGCCCTCGAGGCGATCGTGCCGCACATGCCGATCCGCACGATCGCGGTGAAGACGCGGATCGCCGAGGCGCTCGTCGCGCGCGGGCTCGGGCCGGTGTTCCTGCGCTAG
- a CDS encoding response regulator: protein MTTTTAEATILVVDDDADCRTILGHLLERSGYHTRRAASGEEAVRIALAEPIDVILLDVMMPGMDGFAVCEALHQAGKRIPIILLTARDDIDVRLEGMHRGVSEFLTKPINRIELLARVRAQLHIRDLARQLERVEGNLQALGHRTAPRS, encoded by the coding sequence ATGACGACTACCACCGCGGAGGCGACCATCCTGGTCGTCGACGACGACGCCGACTGCCGCACGATCCTGGGCCACCTGCTCGAGCGCAGCGGCTACCACACCCGGCGCGCCGCCTCCGGCGAGGAAGCCGTGCGCATCGCCCTCGCCGAGCCGATCGACGTGATCCTCCTCGACGTGATGATGCCCGGCATGGACGGCTTCGCCGTGTGTGAGGCGCTGCACCAGGCGGGCAAGCGCATCCCCATCATCCTGCTCACGGCCCGTGACGACATTGACGTGCGCCTCGAGGGTATGCACCGCGGCGTGAGCGAGTTCCTGACCAAGCCGATCAACCGGATCGAGCTCCTCGCCCGGGTGCGCGCGCAGCTTCACATCCGCGACCTGGCGCGGCAGCTCGAGAGGGTCGAGGGCAACCTGCAGGCGCTCGGCCACCGTACGGCGCCCCGCTCCTAG
- a CDS encoding AAA family ATPase — protein MSPVNGNPEGHPYLIGEHPLIQKIGLLVKKVAVTDATILISGESGTGKELVARAIHAASPRADRPFIPVNCGAIPAELLESEMFGHERGAFTGAIGQRAGMFQLANGGSIFLDEVGEMSPTLQVKLLRVLQDREVRPVGADRVLKVDVRVIAASNKELAVEVETGNFREDLFYRLQVIPIVMPPLRERRSDIPLLVRHFLDKHNRKRPGRPAEIAEEAMAHLWEYDWPGNVRELENLLERLVILSEDGRIAVEHLPPSIRSFISEKKIPRPALGEDGLDLNSAVEEFENRLIEEALRRTKGNKQAAARLLGLKRTTLVAKLRRRRGAAEIDDEPEVSE, from the coding sequence GTGAGCCCGGTCAACGGCAACCCAGAGGGTCATCCCTACCTGATCGGCGAGCACCCGCTCATCCAGAAGATCGGGCTGCTCGTCAAGAAGGTGGCGGTGACCGACGCCACCATCCTCATCTCGGGGGAGAGCGGCACCGGCAAGGAGCTGGTCGCGCGCGCGATCCACGCCGCGAGCCCCCGCGCCGATCGCCCCTTCATCCCGGTCAACTGCGGCGCGATCCCTGCCGAGCTGCTCGAATCCGAGATGTTCGGCCACGAGCGCGGCGCGTTCACGGGCGCGATCGGGCAGCGCGCCGGCATGTTCCAGCTCGCCAACGGCGGCTCGATCTTCCTGGACGAGGTGGGCGAGATGAGCCCCACCCTCCAGGTGAAGCTGCTGCGCGTGCTCCAGGACCGTGAGGTCCGCCCGGTCGGCGCCGACCGCGTGCTCAAGGTCGACGTGCGTGTGATCGCTGCCTCCAACAAGGAGCTGGCGGTGGAGGTCGAGACCGGGAACTTCCGCGAGGACCTCTTCTACCGGCTGCAGGTGATCCCCATCGTCATGCCCCCCCTGCGCGAGCGGCGCTCGGACATCCCCCTCCTCGTCCGCCATTTCCTCGACAAGCACAACCGCAAGCGGCCCGGCCGTCCCGCCGAGATCGCCGAGGAGGCGATGGCCCACCTCTGGGAGTACGACTGGCCAGGCAACGTGCGCGAGCTCGAGAACCTGCTCGAGCGCCTGGTGATCCTCTCCGAGGACGGCCGCATCGCGGTCGAGCACCTGCCGCCCAGCATCCGCTCCTTCATCTCCGAGAAGAAGATTCCGCGGCCGGCCCTGGGCGAGGACGGCCTCGATCTCAACAGCGCGGTCGAGGAGTTCGAGAACCGCCTGATCGAGGAGGCCCTACGCCGCACCAAGGGCAACAAGCAGGCCGCGGCACGCCTCCTCGGACTCAAGCGCACCACCCTGGTGGCCAAGCTCCGCCGCCGCCGGGGCGCCGCCGAGATCGACGACGAGCCGGAGGTCTCCGAATGA
- a CDS encoding ribonuclease PH: MVEGLRGGRRADGRRAGTLRPVRLTPGFLPPAEGSVLIEMGSTRVVCTATVQESVPPFLRGQGRGWVTAEYAMLPRSAGERIERERRGPGGRTHEIQRLVGRSLRAVMDLTALGERSILIDCDVIEADGGTRTASITGGYVALVLALERLRAAGELRRLPLTGSVAAVSAGIVDGRVLLDLAYAEDSRAEVDLNVVMTGAGRYVEVQGTAEGKPFTESQLARLLGVARAGVRELTALQGATLREAGVVLANRG; encoded by the coding sequence ATGGTTGAGGGCCTGCGCGGCGGGCGCCGTGCGGACGGCCGCCGGGCGGGGACGCTCCGACCGGTCAGGCTCACGCCCGGCTTCCTCCCGCCCGCCGAAGGGTCGGTGCTGATCGAGATGGGCTCGACGCGGGTCGTGTGCACGGCGACCGTGCAGGAGAGCGTGCCGCCCTTCCTGCGCGGCCAGGGGCGGGGCTGGGTCACCGCGGAGTACGCCATGTTGCCGCGCAGCGCGGGCGAGCGCATCGAGCGCGAGCGCCGCGGTCCGGGCGGGCGCACCCACGAGATCCAGCGTCTGGTCGGGCGGAGCCTGCGGGCAGTCATGGATCTGACCGCCCTCGGCGAGCGCTCGATCCTGATCGACTGCGACGTGATCGAGGCCGACGGCGGGACGCGGACCGCGTCGATCACCGGCGGCTACGTGGCCCTCGTGCTCGCGCTCGAGCGCCTGCGCGCCGCCGGTGAGCTGCGCCGGCTGCCACTCACCGGCAGCGTCGCCGCGGTGAGCGCCGGCATCGTCGATGGCCGCGTGCTCCTCGACCTCGCCTATGCCGAGGACAGCCGCGCGGAGGTCGACCTGAACGTGGTCATGACCGGTGCCGGCCGCTACGTCGAGGTCCAGGGCACGGCCGAGGGGAAGCCGTTCACCGAGAGCCAGCTCGCGCGGCTGCTCGGGGTCGCGCGCGCGGGCGTGCGCGAGCTGACCGCGCTCCAGGGTGCGACGCTGCGCGAGGCGGGCGTCGTCCTCGCGAACCGCGGATGA
- a CDS encoding non-canonical purine NTP pyrophosphatase has protein sequence MIPPRLVLATANRGKGEELRALVAEWGSVEALSLAAFPGVVGAEETGGSYLENALAKARAVASATALPALADDSGLEVEALGGAPGVCSARWAPTDAARVARLLAALGSVPRAARRACFRCVLALAWPGGDAVTAHGTCRGWIATAPSGGGGFGYDPVFVADELGCSFAAASPADKQRVSHRARAARALGARLAVVSAQRCVEPGVRVRESDHL, from the coding sequence ATGATTCCGCCGCGGCTCGTGCTCGCCACGGCGAACCGCGGCAAGGGCGAGGAGCTGCGCGCGCTGGTGGCGGAATGGGGGTCGGTCGAGGCCCTCTCGCTCGCCGCTTTCCCGGGCGTCGTCGGCGCCGAGGAGACGGGCGGCTCCTACCTGGAGAACGCGCTCGCCAAGGCGAGGGCCGTGGCGTCCGCGACCGCCCTCCCGGCGCTCGCCGACGACTCGGGGCTCGAGGTGGAGGCCCTCGGCGGTGCGCCCGGGGTTTGCTCGGCGCGCTGGGCGCCGACCGACGCCGCGCGCGTGGCCCGTCTCCTGGCCGCGCTCGGTTCGGTGCCGCGGGCGGCGCGCCGCGCCTGCTTCCGCTGCGTGCTCGCCCTCGCCTGGCCGGGGGGCGACGCGGTGACCGCCCATGGCACGTGCCGCGGCTGGATCGCGACCGCCCCCAGCGGCGGCGGCGGCTTCGGCTACGATCCCGTGTTCGTCGCCGACGAGCTCGGCTGCTCCTTCGCCGCGGCCTCGCCTGCGGACAAGCAGCGCGTCAGCCACCGGGCACGCGCCGCGCGGGCGCTCGGCGCCCGACTCGCTGTCGTGAGCGCGCAACGTTGCGTGGAGCCGGGAGTCCGTGTTAGGGAGTCGGATCACCTTTGA